One Methanobacterium formicicum DSM 3637 genomic window, AGAAAACAATGAAATGCCTCATAACTAGAATTTTCCATGCAGATATCTTTTATATAAACAGAAGTAGAGAAAAACAGTAACCGTATAATCAACAACATGTACATGTTTCAAAGGTGATCCAGTGGTAGCTTCCATCAACGATATGTTCAACAGTGTAATGCATTCAATTTCCCAGAGTCTTTTAACACCAGTAATGGTTATTCTGGCAATATTCTTTATATATGCTCTCGCCAACCTTGGAATTCTTTTATCTGAATATTACAAGCGGCGAAAACTTAAATTCGATATTAAACCATTAATTGCGCAGATGTTAGCAGTGAAGGATCAGCAGAGTCCTGATGAACTGATTAACATAATTAAAGCAAGCCAACTTCCACCCAGCCATAAGGAAGTTCTGATAACTCTGGCAGAAACTTCCAACCAGAGTCCAGAATTCAGAGAGTCCCTGGCCCTTAAAATGGTTGAAGATGAAGGC contains:
- a CDS encoding MotA/TolQ/ExbB proton channel family protein translates to MVASINDMFNSVMHSISQSLLTPVMVILAIFFIYALANLGILLSEYYKRRKLKFDIKPLIAQMLAVKDQQSPDELINIIKASQLPPSHKEVLITLAETSNQSPEFRESLALKMVEDEGIIAAKRLEKTDIIAKIAPAVGLMGTLIPLGPGLTALGEGDIQTLAQHLLIAFDAAVLGMASAAIAFTISKVRRRWYEEELSNLETIVDTLLEILK